Proteins encoded by one window of Capra hircus breed San Clemente chromosome 8, ASM170441v1, whole genome shotgun sequence:
- the SLC46A2 gene encoding thymic stromal cotransporter homolog, producing the protein MCQGSIWPWRGPLPRLQVWTWIEPVVASTQVATSLYDAGLLLVVKASFGGGTFSNHSSSPSPRGALEDEQQRAISNFYIIYQLVMGLTPLLSAYGLGWLSDRYHRKVSICVPLLGFLLSRLVLLLKVLLDWPVEMLYTGAALTGLCGGFSAFWSGVMALGSLSSSEGRRSLRLIVIDLILGLAGFCGSMVSGHLFKQMVGHSKQGLVLTACSVSCATCALLYSLFVLKVPESKAKPRKAVDIVPGTAGRYDTLDPDQTDKQNVAGPPLPPAMAKPKQIIIALLFVGAIIYDLAVVGTVDVMPLFVLREPLSWNQVQVGYGMASGYTIFITSFLGVLVFSRYFQDTTMIMIGMVSFASGALLLAFVKETYMFYIARAIMLFALIPVTTIRSAMSKLIKGSSYGKVFVILQLSLTLTGVVTSTLYNKIYQLTMEKFIGTCFALSSFLSFLAILPIGIVAYKQASWLQPGDITEK; encoded by the exons ATGTGCCAGGGGAGCATCTGGCCGTGGAGGGGCCCCCTGCCTCGCCTCCAGGTGTGGACCTGGATCGAGCCTGTGGTGGCCTCCACGCAGGTGGCCACCTCCCTCTACGACGCGGGGTTGCTCCTCGTGGTGAAAGCGTCCTTCGGAGGCGGGACCTTCTCCAATCACAGTTCCAGCCCGTCGCCCCGGGGGGCTCTCGAGGACGAACAGCAGAGGGCCATCTCCAATTTCTACATCATCTACCAGCTGGTGATGGGCCTGACGCCCCTGTTGTCGGCCTACGGGCTGGGCTGGCTCAGCGACCGCTACCACCGCAAGGTCTCCATCTGCGTGCCCCTGCTGGGCTTCCTGCTCTCCCGCCTCGTGCTGCTGCTCAAAGTCCTGCTGGACTGGCCCGTGGAGATGCTGTACACAGGGGCCGCGCTGACCGGACTGTGCGGCGGCTTCTCCGCCTTCTGGTCAGGGGTCATGGCCCTGGGATCCCTCAGCTCCTCCGAGGGCCGCCGCTCCCTGCGCCTCATTGTGATTGACCTGATTCTGGGCTTGGCGGGGTTCTGCGGGAGCATGGTCTCGGGACATCTCTTCAAGCAGATGGTCGGGCACTCCAAGCAGGGCCTGGTGCTGACCGCCTGCAGTGTAAGCTGTGCCACCTGTGCCCTTTTGTACAGCCTGTTCGTGCTGAAGGTCCCCGAGTCCAAGGCCAAGCCCCGCAAGGCCGTGGATATAGTGCCTGGCACTGCTGGCAGGTATGACACCCTGGATCCTGATCAGACAGACAAGCAGAATGTGGCGGGGCCCCCTCTACCTCCTGCAATGGCTAAGCCCAAACAAATCATCATTGCCCTGCTCTTTGTGGGCGCCATCATCTATGACCTGGCAGTGGTGGGCACAGTGGATGTGATGCCGCTTTTTGTGCTGAGGGAGCCTCTGAGTTGGAACCAAGTGCAGGTGGGCTATGGTATGGCTTCGGGGTACACCATCTTCATCACCAGCTTCCTGGGCGTGCTGGTCTTCTCCCGCTACTTCCAGGACACAACCATGATCATGATCGGAATGGTCTCCTTTGCGTCAGGAGCCCTCCTCTTGGCTTTTGTGAAAGAGACATACATGTTCTACATTG CTCGGGCCATCATGCTGTTCGCTCTCATCCCCGTCACAACCATCCGATCAGCAATGTCCAAACTCATCAAGGGCTCCTCTTATG gaaaggtgttCGTCATCCTGCAGCTGTCCCTGACGCTGACTGGGGTGGTGACATCCACGCTGTACAACAAGATCTATCAGCTCACCATGGAGAAGTTCATCGGCACCTGCTTTGCgctctcctcttttctctccttcctggcCATCCTACCGATTGG